One Pyrus communis chromosome 13, drPyrComm1.1, whole genome shotgun sequence genomic window carries:
- the LOC137712486 gene encoding zinc finger A20 and AN1 domain-containing stress-associated protein 8-like, protein MESHDETGCQAPDRPILCVNNCGFFGRVATMNMCSKCYKDTLLKQDQANLAASSIDSIVNGGSSNIIIDPVVASVVDVQAVQVGTSVVSTEPSSDSSSSMKIELKEKKGPSKCTTCRKRVGLTGFNCKCGNTFCASHRYSDKHDCPFDYRTAGQDAIAKANPIVKADKLDKI, encoded by the coding sequence ATGGAATCTCATGATGAAACTGGATGCCAAGCACCAGACCGCCCGATACTTTGTGTTAATAACTGTGGATTCTTTGGAAGGGTCGCAACAATGAACATGTGTTCCAAGTGTTACAAGGACACACTCTTAAAGCAGGACCAAGCTAATTTGGCTGCATCATCCATTGACAGCATTGTGAATGGCGGCAGCAGCAACATCATCATTGACCCAGTTGTCGCAAGTGTTGTCGATGTGCAAGCTGTACAAGTGGGGACCAGTGTTGTTTCAACAGAACCATCCAGTGACTCATCCTCAAGCATGAAAATTgagctgaaagaaaaaaagggaccAAGCAAATGCACTACTTGCCGAAAGCGCGTTGGTTTAACTGGGTTCAATTGCAAATGTGGAAACACCTTCTGTGCAAGCCATCGTTATTCCGACAAGCATGACTGTCCTTTTGATTATAGGACTGCTGGTCAGGATGCTATTGCGAAAGCCAATCCTATTGTGAAGGCAGACAAACTTGATAAAATCTAG
- the LOC137712485 gene encoding chaperone protein dnaJ 6-like — MGKRKRARVSEQKQQPPPQVEDEEEEHERSDEDRNPSTSTNEKSLYEVLGVERSATQQEIKKAYHKLALRLHPDKNPGDEEAKEKFQQLQKVISILGDEEKRALYDETGCLDDDDLTGDVVQNLHEYFRVIYKKVTEADIEEFEANYRGSDSEKKDLIDLYSQCKGNMNRLFCSMICSDPKLDSHRFKDILDEAIAAGELKSTKAYMKWAKKVSETKPPTSPLRRKTKAKKQTEDLYAIISQRRSERKNQFDSMFSSLVSRYGGNTASSEPTEEEFEATQKKLERKRSSTKSKRK; from the exons AtggggaagagaaagagagctaggGTTTCTGAGCAGAAGCAGCAACCACCACCACAAGtcgaagacgaagaagaagagcacGAACGGAGCGACGAAGATCGCAACCCCTCGACTTCCACCAACGAGAAGAGCCTCTATGAG GTTCTTGGCGTGGAGAGAAGCGCTACTCAGCAGGAAATAAAGAAAGCCTATCATAAATTAGCATTGCGATTGCATCCGGATAAGAATCCCGGTGATGAG GAAGCTAAAGAAAAGTTTCAGCAATTGCAAAAGGTGATATCGATTCTCGGGGATGAGGAGAAACGAGCACTCTATGACGAGACGGGTTGCCTTGATGATGAT GACCTTACTGGTGATGTTGTTCAGAATCTGCATGAATATTTCCGGGTCATATATAAAAAG GTCACTGAAGCTGATATCGAAGAGTTTGAAGCAAACTACAGGGGATCTGATTCCGAGAAGAAAGATTTGATTGATCTGTATAGCCAGTGCAAGGGGAATATGAACAG ACTATTCTGTTCGATGATATGTTCTGATCCTAAACTCGATTCACACCGCTTCAAGGATATTCTTGATGAGGCAATAGCTGCAG GAGAACTGAAATCAACCAAAGCCTACATGAAATGGGCAAAGAAGGTATCTGAAACAAAACCTCCTACCAGCCCTTTAAGGAGAAAGACCAA GGCAAAGAAACAGACAGAAGATCTGTATGCAATCATATCTCAGCGCCGCAGTGAGAGGAAAAACCAGTTTGATTCGATGTTTTCTTCTCTAGTTTCCAGATACGGGGGGAACACTGCTTCTTCAGAACCCACGGAAGAAGAATTTGAGGCTACTCAGAAAAAACTTGAAAGAAAAAGGTCCTCCACGAAATCAAAACGCAAGTAA